A single Corynebacterium stationis DNA region contains:
- a CDS encoding ABC transporter ATP-binding protein produces MSAIHLQDLTVTFADGTKGLEDINLDIAPHEFIVLVGPSGSGKTTLLRTIAGFVHPSQGKVEVGGKDLTGVSPESRGMGMVFQQHAVWPHMSVADNVGYPLKFTKDSAQLRKEKIQRTLELVGLDGFGKRKPGSLSGGQRQRVALARAIIADPTVLLLDEALSALDEPLRDSLRRELVALTKREGLTTVHVTHDRNEALAIADRIVVLQEGRIAQVSTPEELLVRPDTAEVAAFISDATIIPAQLTAAGARTDALGTTWPANLIEQASKSVAHSNAVKLAVLPADTQLVSPDTDGAVPATIESVLFERDRFSITAKAGAYTFRTTSTQRPNIGDQVGIIPQRMLSYPG; encoded by the coding sequence ATGTCTGCCATTCACCTTCAAGACCTCACCGTGACCTTTGCGGACGGGACCAAAGGCCTTGAAGACATCAACCTGGATATCGCCCCGCATGAGTTCATCGTGCTGGTCGGGCCTTCTGGTTCCGGCAAGACAACCCTGCTGCGCACTATCGCCGGATTTGTTCACCCCAGCCAGGGCAAGGTCGAAGTCGGCGGCAAGGACTTAACTGGGGTTTCCCCGGAATCGCGTGGGATGGGCATGGTTTTTCAACAGCATGCCGTGTGGCCGCACATGAGCGTGGCAGATAACGTCGGCTACCCGCTGAAATTCACCAAAGACTCAGCTCAGCTGCGCAAAGAAAAGATTCAGCGCACATTAGAACTCGTGGGACTTGACGGCTTTGGAAAGCGCAAGCCGGGAAGCCTCTCCGGCGGGCAGCGGCAACGCGTCGCACTCGCCCGCGCTATCATCGCCGACCCCACCGTGCTGCTTCTCGATGAAGCCCTCTCCGCCCTCGACGAACCCTTACGCGACAGCTTGCGCCGCGAACTGGTCGCACTCACCAAACGCGAAGGTCTTACCACAGTCCACGTCACCCATGATCGCAATGAAGCCCTCGCCATTGCAGACCGCATCGTGGTGTTGCAAGAAGGTCGCATCGCGCAGGTTTCCACGCCCGAAGAGCTGCTGGTACGGCCCGATACTGCTGAAGTAGCCGCATTCATCTCCGATGCCACCATCATTCCAGCACAGCTCACCGCCGCGGGCGCGCGTACCGATGCCCTCGGCACCACCTGGCCCGCCAACCTCATCGAGCAAGCGTCGAAAAGTGTGGCGCATTCCAACGCGGTAAAGCTCGCAGTCCTGCCCGCCGATACGCAGCTGGTCTCCCCTGACACCGACGGCGCAGTCCCCGCCACGATTGAGTCCGTGCTCTTTGAACGCGACCGCTTCAGCATCACCGCCAAGGCCGGTGCTTACACTTTCCGTACCACCAGCACGCAGCGGCCAAATATTGGTGACCAGGTGGGCATTATCCCGCAGCGAATGCTCAGCTACCCAGGCTAA
- a CDS encoding ABC transporter permease, with the protein MRLLSSLSVLRLGVWLIIAGFFLIPLSMVVSLALGGNQIPILLDQGLGTAAWNSLYTTLLSAIGAVIIGTAIALVIDRLDTYGSKWLRLLLLSPLLVPPFIGAIAWMQLFGPAQGFNRWFGHEVWNIYGADGVTVLLILHSYPMVYIIVSNALRSLPGDLEQAARISGASSFTTIRTITLPLLRPALLSAFTLTAVANLSDFGIPALLGSPARFETLATMVYRFMDSGTVDNPLQVVSTIGVVLLFLGIAAVFADHIVARFSASSLQDTGASARMELGPARLPVSIITWIVALIITVAPIVGLAYRALLPAPGVPFTLENISLNNFANAIGNPRVIDGFQNSVFLAVSAAIACGFLGWLVGILVTRTKLFGNTALTLLVLLPTALPGLIIGVAWLIFGRYTDIYNTVWVILGAYICAFTALVLQAVRAPLQNTPVAVEEAARISGAGPVRAIFSTTAMMTIPAAISGAVLVLVTAVRELTVSILLIAPGTTTLGVQVFNLQQAGNYNQASALSLMFMLVGIIALSVTLKSPKVGS; encoded by the coding sequence ATGCGACTACTCTCCTCACTTTCCGTCCTGCGCCTTGGCGTCTGGCTCATCATCGCGGGATTCTTTCTTATTCCACTGTCCATGGTGGTCAGTCTCGCGCTGGGCGGAAACCAAATTCCCATCCTGCTTGATCAAGGACTGGGTACTGCAGCGTGGAATTCGCTGTACACAACGCTGCTATCCGCCATCGGCGCGGTCATCATTGGCACAGCCATCGCGCTGGTCATTGACCGCCTCGATACCTATGGCAGCAAGTGGCTGCGGCTGCTTCTACTGTCGCCACTTCTGGTGCCGCCGTTCATCGGTGCCATCGCCTGGATGCAGCTGTTTGGACCAGCACAAGGATTTAACCGCTGGTTCGGGCACGAAGTGTGGAACATCTACGGCGCCGATGGCGTCACGGTGCTGTTGATTCTGCATTCCTATCCGATGGTCTACATCATCGTCTCCAACGCATTGCGCTCGTTGCCGGGCGATTTGGAACAGGCCGCACGCATTTCGGGTGCTTCTAGCTTTACAACCATTCGCACCATTACATTGCCGCTGCTGCGCCCAGCGCTGCTGTCGGCATTTACGCTCACGGCCGTGGCAAACCTCTCTGACTTCGGAATTCCCGCCCTTTTAGGATCCCCCGCGCGCTTTGAAACGCTGGCCACCATGGTCTATCGCTTCATGGATTCCGGCACCGTGGACAATCCACTGCAGGTAGTCTCCACCATTGGCGTGGTGCTACTCTTCCTCGGTATCGCCGCTGTGTTCGCCGACCACATTGTCGCCCGCTTCTCCGCGTCCTCACTACAAGACACCGGCGCTTCAGCACGCATGGAACTCGGCCCGGCGCGCCTGCCAGTCAGCATCATCACCTGGATTGTGGCGTTGATTATTACCGTGGCACCCATCGTGGGCTTGGCGTACCGCGCGCTGCTTCCCGCACCAGGTGTGCCGTTTACGCTGGAGAATATCTCGCTTAATAACTTCGCCAACGCCATTGGCAATCCACGCGTAATTGACGGATTCCAGAACTCCGTCTTCCTGGCTGTTTCGGCCGCGATTGCCTGCGGCTTTTTGGGCTGGCTCGTGGGTATTTTGGTCACGCGCACCAAGCTGTTTGGTAACACTGCGCTGACCTTGTTGGTGCTGCTACCAACGGCATTACCAGGTCTTATCATCGGTGTCGCGTGGCTTATATTTGGCCGCTACACCGATATTTACAACACGGTGTGGGTTATTCTTGGCGCTTATATCTGCGCCTTTACTGCCCTGGTGTTGCAGGCGGTTCGCGCGCCACTGCAGAACACTCCCGTTGCCGTGGAGGAAGCCGCCCGGATTTCCGGCGCGGGTCCAGTACGCGCAATCTTTAGCACCACCGCGATGATGACCATCCCCGCGGCAATCTCCGGCGCGGTTCTAGTTCTGGTCACTGCGGTGCGCGAGCTCACCGTTTCCATTTTGCTCATCGCACCGGGCACCACCACCTTGGGCGTGCAGGTGTTCAACCTGCAGCAAGCTGGCAATTATAACCAGGCTTCTGCCCTATCTTTGATGTTCATGCTGGTGGGCATCATCGCGCTATCTGTCACGTTGAAGTCTCCGAAAGTAGGTTCATAA
- a CDS encoding ABC transporter substrate-binding protein, translated as MSRSFFRSSLAVASAAATALVLVACSEPTEGGSDTDADSTAASGDEQVTITVYTSEPEEKVDEINAAFMEAHPDINVEVYRAGTGDLNARIASEKESGDIEADVLWAADSPTFEGYAADGDLAELQNVDTEGVMEEVIDEEGFYVGTRIIPTVIAYNTDVVSEDEAPQSWQDLIDPQYMDKLVMPDPAVSGAAAFNASVWLESEELGEEWITALGENKPMIAQSNGPTSQEIASGSRPVGVVVDYLVRDLAAAGSPIAASYPSEGAPYISEPAGVFEASENKEAAETYINFLLSEEAQEIAVEQAYLPVRESVDTPEGTPALADINLLNPDLDAVTEGQDDAVATFQDAMK; from the coding sequence ATGTCTCGTTCTTTCTTCCGCTCATCCCTCGCTGTTGCTTCCGCTGCGGCTACTGCCCTTGTGTTGGTAGCGTGCTCCGAGCCAACTGAAGGTGGCAGCGACACCGACGCTGACTCCACCGCTGCATCTGGCGATGAGCAGGTCACCATTACCGTCTACACCTCTGAGCCGGAAGAAAAGGTCGACGAGATCAACGCTGCGTTCATGGAAGCGCACCCCGATATCAACGTTGAGGTCTACCGCGCTGGCACTGGCGACCTAAATGCACGTATCGCTTCTGAGAAGGAATCCGGTGACATCGAGGCTGACGTTTTGTGGGCTGCAGACTCGCCTACTTTTGAGGGCTACGCAGCTGATGGTGACCTCGCTGAGTTACAGAACGTTGATACCGAAGGTGTCATGGAAGAAGTCATCGATGAAGAGGGCTTCTACGTTGGCACCCGAATCATCCCCACCGTCATCGCCTACAACACCGATGTGGTCAGCGAAGATGAGGCACCACAGTCCTGGCAGGATCTGATTGACCCGCAGTACATGGACAAGTTGGTCATGCCTGACCCAGCAGTTTCTGGCGCGGCAGCATTCAACGCTTCGGTCTGGCTGGAATCTGAGGAGCTCGGTGAAGAGTGGATTACGGCACTTGGTGAGAACAAGCCAATGATCGCGCAATCCAACGGCCCAACCTCCCAGGAGATTGCATCGGGTTCCCGCCCAGTTGGTGTGGTTGTGGACTACCTCGTGCGTGACTTGGCTGCTGCAGGTTCCCCAATCGCAGCTTCTTACCCATCTGAGGGTGCGCCGTACATCTCTGAGCCAGCTGGTGTCTTCGAAGCTTCTGAAAACAAGGAAGCAGCAGAAACCTACATCAACTTCCTGCTGTCTGAAGAAGCACAGGAAATCGCTGTTGAGCAGGCATACCTGCCAGTTCGTGAATCCGTTGACACTCCTGAAGGTACCCCAGCACTCGCGGACATCAATTTGCTCAACCCAGACCTAGACGCTGTTACCGAAGGCCAAGATGACGCAGTCGCTACCTTCCAAGATGCGATGAAGTAG
- a CDS encoding thiamine pyrophosphate-dependent enzyme: MSSTSSSHMHVGQAIVSALQAHDVKRIFEVPGESFLPVLDGLYETDIETIVCRHEGGATYMAEAHGKLTNTPGVAMVTRGPGAANAFVGIHTAWQDATPLVLFVGLIPNSDRDRESFQEFDPKAWFGTQTKRVFVLDDPSRTHEIVAQAFHAATSGRPGPVVIGLPEDVLYEPFEGVRAAPIPVSKGAVSTTDIEYLRQELGKAQSPVLYAGGPGWTPEAAQTLTKFAEANKIPVLHDWRVSDRVAFNSPANAGWLGYGRSDAAAELFNNADLVIGIGALFTDVPTDGYKLRQSPAAKNIFVNVDTALQGNSGPVAHHIVATPTEFVASLDSLSLADASARTAWFEKARADHAEFSTPDTDSPLRDTKEGTVNLEVVFEQLQKQLDDSALFTFGAGNHCIWAQRYLPTQQYPSQLSVKNGSMGYSVPAAVASALEDPSRTVVTIAGDGEFLMNSQELATAVQYDAPILIVVVSNGEFSTIRDHQENHFPRRISGTQIKNPDFAKVAEGYGAFGQTVRLNDEVADAIEQALKAVREDKRSALINVIADKDFSLPAS; encoded by the coding sequence ATGTCATCCACCAGCAGCAGCCACATGCACGTCGGACAAGCCATCGTGTCAGCACTGCAGGCCCACGATGTGAAAAGGATTTTCGAAGTCCCTGGTGAAAGCTTCCTCCCTGTTCTTGACGGCTTGTATGAAACCGATATTGAAACCATCGTCTGCCGTCATGAAGGCGGCGCGACCTACATGGCTGAGGCGCATGGCAAGCTGACCAATACTCCAGGCGTTGCCATGGTCACCCGTGGCCCCGGCGCAGCGAATGCATTCGTCGGAATCCATACTGCATGGCAAGATGCCACGCCGCTGGTGTTGTTTGTCGGTTTGATCCCTAACTCTGACCGCGACCGCGAGTCCTTCCAAGAATTTGATCCGAAGGCTTGGTTTGGCACGCAGACCAAGAGGGTCTTTGTCTTGGATGACCCCTCACGTACACACGAGATTGTTGCTCAGGCTTTCCACGCAGCGACCTCCGGACGCCCCGGACCAGTCGTCATCGGTCTTCCCGAAGATGTTCTCTATGAACCTTTCGAAGGTGTCCGAGCAGCTCCCATCCCGGTTAGCAAAGGCGCGGTGTCCACCACAGACATTGAATACTTGCGACAAGAACTGGGCAAAGCTCAAAGTCCAGTGCTCTATGCAGGAGGGCCAGGTTGGACTCCTGAGGCAGCTCAGACCTTGACCAAGTTTGCAGAGGCTAACAAGATTCCGGTGTTGCATGACTGGCGGGTTTCGGACCGCGTTGCCTTCAACAGCCCTGCCAATGCAGGATGGTTGGGCTATGGCCGCTCCGATGCTGCCGCTGAACTCTTCAATAACGCTGACCTCGTCATCGGCATTGGCGCCTTGTTCACTGATGTCCCGACCGACGGATATAAGCTGCGCCAATCCCCTGCTGCGAAGAATATCTTCGTCAATGTTGATACAGCTCTGCAAGGTAATTCTGGCCCAGTGGCTCACCACATCGTGGCCACTCCAACTGAGTTCGTAGCTTCTCTTGATTCGCTTTCGCTTGCCGATGCCTCCGCTCGTACCGCTTGGTTTGAAAAAGCACGCGCGGACCACGCGGAGTTTTCCACGCCGGATACAGATTCGCCGCTGCGGGATACCAAAGAAGGGACAGTGAATTTGGAAGTCGTCTTTGAACAGCTGCAAAAGCAGTTGGATGATTCCGCGCTCTTCACCTTCGGCGCGGGCAATCACTGCATTTGGGCACAGCGCTATTTGCCTACCCAGCAGTACCCATCGCAGCTCAGCGTCAAGAACGGCTCGATGGGCTACAGCGTGCCCGCAGCTGTGGCCTCAGCCTTGGAGGATCCTTCGCGCACGGTGGTGACCATTGCCGGCGATGGTGAGTTCCTCATGAACTCCCAAGAACTGGCTACTGCAGTTCAATATGACGCCCCGATCCTTATTGTCGTGGTTTCTAATGGAGAGTTCAGCACCATTCGAGACCACCAAGAAAACCACTTCCCTCGCCGCATCTCCGGTACTCAAATTAAGAATCCGGATTTTGCAAAGGTCGCTGAAGGTTACGGCGCGTTCGGGCAAACCGTACGCTTGAATGACGAGGTTGCTGATGCAATTGAGCAGGCGTTGAAGGCAGTGAGAGAAGATAAGCGCTCAGCTCTGATCAATGTGATTGCGGATAAGGACTTCTCACTGCCTGCAAGTTAG
- a CDS encoding MFS transporter, giving the protein MTSSTNHQPGSGQPSAAELKEQIAQGAEVEVDPKEVGRIARAAFIGTALEWYDFFLFGTASALVFNHLFFAGVGGANATLAAFATFGVGFLARPLGAVLFGQIGDKYGRRPALIISIVVIGIATGIIGLLPTYGSIGVWAPVMLTVLRLFQGVAVGGEWGGATTMAIEHAPEEKRGRYAALVQIGSPVGTLLSSGIFALVLMLPEESVDSWGWRIPFLIAFPFLGVALWIRMKVEESPVFEALSAVEEGDKKKGSLKDLFRDYLPQLALATAAALLGIGGFFVMSTYVLSYATETLGLDRQMVVNATLLGAICQIFINIFFGRLGEKFGPGRIIGWGGVATALLSWPIWTMIDSGNAIALTFAVCLGISAVTVTYSVSGVLLSELFPPEMRYSGVAIGANIAGAISGLLPFLATWMNSTNEQPSSIPGIVILIIVALITAVGGFVGEKYRVKDNVVRQEA; this is encoded by the coding sequence GTGACTTCGTCGACAAACCATCAACCGGGATCGGGTCAGCCGTCAGCAGCCGAGCTCAAAGAACAAATTGCTCAAGGCGCTGAAGTAGAAGTTGATCCTAAAGAAGTTGGCCGTATTGCGCGTGCAGCCTTCATCGGTACGGCACTTGAGTGGTATGACTTCTTCCTCTTCGGCACTGCTTCCGCTCTGGTGTTCAACCACCTCTTCTTTGCAGGTGTCGGCGGCGCGAATGCCACACTCGCAGCATTCGCTACCTTCGGTGTTGGCTTCTTGGCACGCCCTCTGGGCGCTGTCCTGTTCGGCCAAATTGGCGACAAGTACGGCCGCCGTCCAGCACTGATTATCTCCATTGTTGTCATTGGTATTGCCACCGGCATCATCGGTTTGCTCCCCACCTACGGTTCCATTGGAGTCTGGGCACCAGTCATGCTGACTGTGCTCCGACTGTTCCAGGGTGTCGCCGTCGGTGGCGAATGGGGTGGTGCGACCACCATGGCAATTGAGCACGCACCAGAAGAAAAGCGCGGACGTTATGCGGCGCTGGTCCAGATTGGTTCTCCTGTTGGTACGTTGCTGTCCTCCGGTATCTTTGCCCTGGTCCTCATGCTCCCAGAAGAGTCAGTTGACTCGTGGGGTTGGCGTATTCCATTCCTGATCGCCTTCCCATTCCTCGGCGTTGCACTGTGGATTCGTATGAAGGTTGAAGAATCTCCGGTCTTTGAAGCACTCAGTGCAGTTGAAGAAGGCGACAAAAAGAAGGGTTCACTCAAGGATCTCTTCCGCGATTACTTGCCACAACTTGCACTAGCAACCGCAGCAGCATTGTTGGGCATCGGCGGATTCTTCGTTATGAGTACCTACGTTCTGAGCTACGCTACCGAGACCCTAGGTCTCGACCGCCAGATGGTTGTTAATGCGACTCTGCTGGGTGCAATCTGCCAGATCTTCATCAACATCTTCTTCGGCCGCCTCGGTGAGAAGTTTGGGCCGGGCCGCATCATCGGTTGGGGTGGCGTCGCCACCGCACTTCTGTCCTGGCCAATTTGGACCATGATCGATTCCGGAAATGCCATCGCGCTGACATTCGCTGTCTGCTTGGGCATTTCTGCAGTCACCGTGACCTACTCTGTTTCTGGGGTGCTCTTGTCCGAGCTTTTCCCTCCAGAAATGCGCTACTCCGGTGTCGCAATTGGCGCCAATATTGCCGGCGCAATCTCTGGCCTGCTTCCGTTCTTGGCTACCTGGATGAATTCCACCAATGAACAGCCAAGTTCAATACCTGGCATTGTCATTTTGATTATCGTTGCGCTCATTACCGCAGTTGGCGGATTCGTCGGAGAGAAGTACCGAGTTAAAGATAACGTCGTACGCCAAGAAGCCTAA
- a CDS encoding helix-turn-helix domain-containing protein produces MHERQWEDLISQALEHIPQIVEDFLHEFNEIGLYGDSGIPDSEIRSTAFEVLSLLLRATTSVQEQAQLKVHAESFGHRRARQGVDLPLLVDAIHLDFKIIWNYLKRIASDESMPVLIEHVEKLNYVITEYAFYVRASFQREEARTAQDFRIINSRYLDRLFSSDSLGERGLTEISHILEIEESTQCEVVVFHPSIADEAHSALEKATASGRIFCQSFGTSYAAFWQTGDAEIETHILDVERFPGIRFETVVGLSEVRRAVRSSSVVFSSYGRPKKLESITNVMWAVARKALTSVYGRRIEEITAYTNELRSNDDPILATVDAYLKTGSIKQTAQLSFCHRNTVINRIKQFTTQSGLDITVPKHAALAIVALSSHD; encoded by the coding sequence ATGCACGAACGCCAATGGGAAGACCTCATCTCACAAGCCCTAGAACACATCCCTCAAATCGTCGAGGACTTCCTACATGAGTTCAACGAGATCGGCCTATACGGCGATTCTGGGATCCCCGATTCCGAGATTCGGTCAACGGCTTTCGAAGTCTTGTCTCTGTTGTTGCGCGCTACTACTTCCGTGCAAGAACAAGCTCAACTCAAGGTACATGCCGAAAGCTTTGGCCATCGCCGAGCTCGACAAGGTGTTGACCTTCCACTACTGGTCGACGCTATCCACTTGGATTTCAAAATCATTTGGAATTACCTCAAACGAATTGCCAGCGATGAATCCATGCCCGTCCTAATAGAGCATGTAGAAAAGCTCAACTACGTCATCACGGAATACGCTTTCTACGTACGCGCATCCTTTCAGCGCGAAGAAGCACGCACCGCGCAAGACTTCCGCATTATTAACTCCCGCTACCTGGACCGCCTATTTTCTTCAGATTCCCTCGGTGAGCGTGGCCTCACCGAAATTTCCCACATTCTGGAAATCGAGGAATCAACGCAATGCGAAGTAGTGGTCTTCCATCCATCCATCGCCGATGAAGCTCATTCAGCCCTTGAAAAGGCAACGGCGTCAGGACGAATCTTCTGCCAAAGCTTTGGAACAAGTTACGCAGCCTTTTGGCAAACTGGTGACGCCGAAATTGAAACGCACATCCTCGATGTTGAACGGTTTCCGGGAATCCGCTTTGAGACCGTTGTCGGCCTGTCCGAAGTACGACGTGCGGTGCGCTCATCCTCAGTAGTCTTTAGCTCCTATGGTCGCCCCAAAAAGCTGGAATCAATCACCAATGTCATGTGGGCAGTAGCACGCAAAGCGCTCACCTCAGTTTACGGGCGAAGAATCGAAGAAATAACCGCCTACACAAATGAGCTGAGAAGCAACGATGATCCAATTCTCGCCACGGTAGACGCCTACCTCAAGACCGGTTCTATCAAACAAACCGCCCAGTTATCGTTTTGTCACCGCAACACTGTCATCAACCGAATTAAACAATTTACAACCCAATCTGGATTAGACATCACCGTGCCCAAACATGCTGCCCTCGCGATTGTCGCACTGTCCTCCCACGATTAG